The Pectobacterium sp. A5351 genome contains the following window.
TCGACATCGGGCCGTGCCCTGGAATAAACGATACATCGTCACCCAGCGGCAGCAGCTTATTCTTGATGGACGCCATCAACGCCTGATGATCTCCTTGGGGGAAGTCGGTGCGCCCCACGCCGCCGTTGAAAATAACATCGCCCACCTGTGCCAGACGCGATTCCACATCAAAGAAAACGATATGACCGGGTGTATGGCCAGGACAGTGGAAAACGGCCAGCGTTGTTTCACCCAGGCTGACCTCATCACCTTCCTGCAACCAGCGTGATGGCGTCAGCGGCGCGCACTCTTCCAGACCAAACATCCGGCTTTGTGCCGGTAACCCTTCCAGCCAGAATGCATCTTCAATCTGCGGGCCAATAATCGCAACCTGATAGTGCTCGGCCAACTCCGCCGCCGCGCCGACATGATCCAGATGGCCGTGTGTTAACAAAATCTGCTTAACCGAAATCCCTGCGTCCGCAACGGCACGTTTGATTTTCTCTGCATCACCGCCAGGATCGACAATCGCCGCATCATTGGTTTTTTCACACCATAACAACGTGCAGTTCTGGCTAAATGCCGTCACTGGGACAATTTGATATTTCATATCACTCCATGTTGAATAAACTGAGCGGCTCGCGCTATAAGCGAACCGTATCAGAAAAAAATTTAGCGCTGCGCTGTGGTAGCGAATTACCAAGTACGGACCGGGCCGGTATCGATGTGAACGAAATCACTGCTCGGATAGTAGCCAACCCCACCTGCACGCATCTTCATCGCCGCTTTACGAATGTTGGCCAGTTGAACGCCTTCAATATGGAAATCCATCGCCTGCCCTTTGGTGTGATAGCTCTGCTTTGCCACACCTCTGCTGTGCGCACGTAATTCATTATTCGTATCTATCGCGCGATAACCGGAAATCAGCTGTACGGGCTTATTGGTGCCCAGCATAACCTGTAAACGATAGAGCTGATCAAAAAGTTGGGGGTCAATTGTTTTGACTTTATTGGCGCGATAATCGCGGAAAAAGTGATTCAGGCGGGAGAGTTCTGATTTGTTATACCGTTTACCATCAAAAAATTCCGTTTTTAGCCGTTCTCCGGTGTTCAGATTGTCCAGCGTCAAAATTCGTGGTCGGGGCGTAGATAACGTTGCAAATGCCTGACCGGGAAGCAGTGCGATACCAAACGCGGCACCACCCAGTGCAAGCCACTTACGGCGATGGTTGTCAATGTGATCCATAGAACGAGTACCCTGGCTAAAATAACGGTATAAAAGGAGGCAAAAAGCGCACCGCCTTGAACCTTAACTGCCAGAGAAAAGTGAGTCAACCCGCTTTGCTTACGGGTTTGCGGGAGATCCCATCGATCCCCCACAAAACGATAAAATACCAATACCACTAATGTCCGTATTTTCAATACTTACTGAAGCAACAGCCCTGCTCTGGAGAGCACTTTCGTCCCGGCTCGGGCAGTATCATCATAATTGTAAATATCTGTGCGGAACTGCGGCCTGCCATCTTCCGCTACCCACGCCGTCAGATAATAGAGATTGACTGGAATCCGGTGTTTCATTGAAACAAAGGTGGTATTCCCCTGATCCAGCGTGGAAGAAATACGACTATTATTCCATCCCGCATCCTGCAATAGCATGCTAGCCAATTCCGATGCCTTATTCACTCGCACACAGCCAGAACTCAGCGCCCGAATATCGCGCTGGAACAGGTTGTGATTAGGCGTGTCGTGCAGGTAAATTGCTTCCGAGTTCGGCATGTTGAATTTATAGCGTCCCAACGAGTTATTTGCACCAGGCGCCTGACGCAGGCGATATGAGAAGCGTTCTGGTGATACCACCTGCCAATCGATCATAGAAGGATCGATCACTTCGGCATCCTGACTCCAGCCGGACAACACCGTATAACCATGGCGTTCAAGATAACCAGGATCGCGCACCACTTTAGGAATGATATCTTGCCGAATCAGCGTCGTCGGGACATTCCACGGCGGATTGACCACCACGTTATACAGCGAGCTGCTCATCAACGGCGTTTTACGCTTAGGCTGCCCGACAATGACACGCGACGATAAACGCTCAGCACCATCCTGATAGTAGATCAGCGAATAATTGGGGATATTCACCATAATCCCGGTGTGCACATTATCCGGCAGCAGGCGCAGACGCTGAATATTCAGCGCCAGCAGCGTCGCACGCATTTGCGGGGACACATTGAGCCAATCACGCGTACGCTTACCAATAACGCCGTCGTCCTCCAGTCCTTGCCAATGCTGGAAGCGTTTCACCGCTTCAACCAGTTCTCCCGAGTAGAGATCGCCACCCACCGCATCGCTATAGGCCAGCGGAGCCTGCCCGTTCGCTACCGTCGTCACGGCGGTATTTTCGTTAAACAGCGTAATACGCTCCGTTGACGACAGCATGCCGGTACGTTGCAGAATTTCACGCAGTACCGCCAACTCCCGGCTCTGTTGCTCCGGACGCAGAGATTCCGTCATATTCAGGCTCGGCCAAGGACGATGATCCGTCAGCATCGTCTTCAGCGCCTCATGCATTTTGGCGTACTGCGAGTGCTGCGGTGCCAGCGAAACCACATAGGCGGCGCTGGTACCGGATTTAACGGCCTGTTGCCACTGAGACACAATATTGATTGCTGGCGATTGCAAACGATAAGGCACACTGCTGTACAACCAGTCATTGCCGTTACGCTCGACTCCAGAGACGAACTGCAAATAGCCCAGCATCGCATCGGATAAAACAGCATCACGCGCAAACCCGGTCAATTGCGGATCGGTCAGCCAGGTCACCCACGTGGTGAACTGCGGTTGTATGCCCGCGATCGCTATTTCAGCAAGCTGCTGTTGAAACTGTTGCACCGCGCGGTCATCCGCCCACATCGGTTGCATCTGATGTTGGGCATAAAGTGAAGATAAATCAGAGAGATAATGTAACGTCATACCGTGCGGCAGCGCTGACAGAAGCCCTGCACGGCTATTTTCGACGGACACCACGCCGGAATTTTGCGCTAAGCCAGATACCACCGTCGGAGATGCTGCCAGCACCGAAAACGAAGGAGACAGGCTTCCGACCCAAATACAACCCACGCGCAACAGCAGCCTGACCATTTTTCGTTTATGTAACAACATCCATTTATCCCCTGTACTTATTAATCACTATACCCGTCATACTTCAAGCTGCTTGTGCGTTGGCCGCCCTTACTCACCCCAGTCACTTACCTGTGTAAGCTCCTGGGGATTCGCTCGGTTGCCGCCTTCACGCAACTCGAATTATTTAGGGTATATGCTTTTACGACAATCCACATTGAACATGGAAATAACAAACCGAATTCGCTCGCACTGGCGTAAGCTCATTTTTTCGTCTCCTATTGTAGAAAACGATAAAGAATGAAAGATGATCGTTTTTTATATAGCGCCCGCTATGCATGGTCGCAACGGTACAATATACAGCCGCAAATCCTTCTACGGTCTGCAATCGTTTTATCGTCAGTATATAAAGAGAAAAATATTTTTGCTTCTTCTTCTGGTTATTATCTTACGAGTTTGACGCACCTATTCGCCGGCAGCATTTTCTTTACGTAATTCTTTATGAAAAAAATAAAGCCGCTTAAAAAAGCGGCTTTATCATTATAGCGGAAAAGTGCTGCCACGTTGGCAACGATAAACGTTATCGCGCCTCACTACGACGCTTGCTCCTGCGTCTCAGGGGCTTCTGCTCCAAAACCACGCAGCCCGACCACATGGACGTGTTCGTTGTTCTGATAGACTTTACGCACCAGCTTATACGTCGTCCCTTTTTCGGGACTGATATTTTCCGGTGCCGCGATGACCAACTGCATCTCCAGACGATCGCAAAGCTCGAACAGCGTGGCGATCGATTTGGCATCCAGTCGCGCCGCCTCATCGAGAAAGAGCAAACGGCATGGAATAATATCTTTGCCGCGCAGGCGCTTAGACTCTTCTTCCCAGCTCTGCACCACCATGACCAGAATAGACATCCCGGTACCAATCGCTTCCCCGGTAGACAGCGCCCCACTTTCCGCTCGCAGCCAACCATCCGCGCCACGGTTAACCTCAACTTCCATTTCAAGGTAGTTTCGGTAGTCCAGCAGCTCTTCACCGATCGTTTGCGGCGTGCGCTGTCCCATATCAATTTCAGGATTCAGGCGCTGATACAGTTTTGCCAATGCTTCCGAGAAGGTCAGGCGGTTGCTGTTAAACAGATCCTGATGCATTTCCTGCTGTTCGGACAACACATTGAGTAGCGTAGTATGCGTTTCCCGTACGTTGACGTTGAGACGAACACTCTTCACCTGACCAAACGCCACCGCTTGCAGCCCCTGATTCAGCATCCGAATACGGTTCTGCTCACGTTGGATCGTTTTACGGATAATGTTTGCCACGCTGCGTGAGCTGATTGCCAGCATCTGCTCACGCGCCGTCAGCTCTTCAGTCAGACGATTAAGCTCGATTTCCATCTGCTCAATGGCTTCTACCGGGTCATCGGTGCGGATAATATCCTGACGGATACGTTCACGCAGATGCTGGTAAACGGCAATGTAGAACTGAATTTTGCGCTCTGGCCGCTTCGGATCTTCCGAAAGCCGCAGCACATCGCGCAGATGTTCGTTATCGGCCACCGCCAGACGCAGCGCACCCAGCGCCTTATCCGACATGGAACGTAATTCATCGCCTTCCATATACGCCAGCTCACGGCGGTGTAGGCGGCGTTCAACGCCGTTGTCTTTCACCAAACGCATGACCGCACACCAACCGGCTTTCGCGGTGACAACCTGCTCGCGCATCTGGTGATAATCACGTTCCAGCTTGCGCAATTTCTTCTGCAAGCTGTCCATTTCGGCTTCACAGAACGTAATCTGTTTTTCCAACTGGTTACGCCGCGAACGGTTAGCGCTTAATGCCGCATGCAGCTCATCACGGCGCTGACGGGCACGCTCTTCGGCATCGGCATCCGCACGTACGCCGATATCCTGAAGCTCTTGTGTCAACTCCTTCAGCATATCCTGTTTGGCATCGTAAGAACTTTTCAGCGACGCCTGAACCTGACTGTACTGCGTCAACTGTGCCTGATGCTGGCGGAGCTGTTCGCGCGCTTTTGTCCGTTCCGCCTCAGCCAGTTCCAGACGATGGCGCAGTTTGTCATTCAAACCAGCGTTTTCACCCAGCATGCCGACCGAATCGGCATAGCTGAAGTGCGCACGACGCTGTACCACTTCAGTCAGCGCAAACGCCTGCTGTTTTGCCTGCCGCTGTGCGTTCTGTGCCTGAGTATAATCTTCCTGCAACTGCTCATGCTGCTGCGGGTCGCTTTGCAAGACAGAAACCAGCGGTTCCAGCTTAGCCAGTGTCGCACCATGCTGTTGAATGAACCGAGCGGATTCTTCGGCCTCATCCAACTCCGCACAAATCTCTTCCACGCGATCCTGCAGCGTCTCATCACAAAGCAAGCTAATACGCGGAATCAGTTTATTCAGCTGTGCGCTTGCTTCTTTCGCCTGATCATATTGCTGACGCTGCTGCTGGTTTTCGCCATCAAAGCTGGCCATCGCACGATCCAGCTCGCCACGGCGGGAACTGAGTGTACGAATTTCCGCTTCGGGATCTTCATCAAAAACGACGGCCAGATGTGTACCGATGAACCGGCTGAAAAACTGGTGCAGGCGCTGCGTTTTCTGCACGTCAAACGACAGCGTCGCGTACTGTTCGGCCAGCGCTTCGCGCTCATCACGCAGGCTCTCCAGACGCATTTCCCGCGCGGCGCGACCAAACAGCGGCACTTCCGGGAAGCGCGAATAACGCCACTGGCGCTCCGCGACTTTGACGACGACGGCGCGTTCCAGTTCTTCAACAGCAAACACGCTGTCATCAAACGACTGCGGATCCCCCTCGATCAGATACAGATCTTCCGGGCAATCTTCCAGACCCGCAAGCTGATCGCGCACCAACGAGAGATCGGACACCACAATGGCATGACGGGACGGGCCATAAAGTGCCGAGAAGTACGGCGCATCATCCAACGTCACGTCATCATAAATCTCAGACAGCAACACGCCACCAAAGCGCTCTGCCAGCGCGTTCAGACGCGGGTCTTCAGAACCGCCGGGCTGACTCAACCGTTCAATCTGCGCTTCGATCTGCCGCTTGCGGGCAGAAATGTCGTCACGTTCAACCGTCGTTTCACGCTCACGCTCCAGCAACTGCTGCATGAACGCCGTCACCTGACGGCTATCTTCAAACGTTTCGCCGCTCTGCTCGCTCAACTGCGTCAGCATTTCCTGTGCAGCCAGCCAGACTGGCGCACGTACCGTCAATTTCTGAATGCGTTGCTGGATTTGCTCCAGTTCCTGACGCAGCGCCATACGGCGCTCACCCGCCTCCGCCACCAGTGATGACAGGGTTTCAATGCGGGCATCAAGCTCTTGCTGGAGCGATTCCAGCGCTTCCGGCTGATAATCCTGACCGTTGCGCTTGCTGAAATCCTGCAATAGCCGCTCGGCATCCTGCTGCTCACGCAAGCGCTGTTCAAGCTCGGACAGGCGCATCCGTAACGGCTGTACCCGCTCCGCCTGATAGCGTTGCGAAGAGCTGTCACGCAGCAAATCGCGGGCAACCTGCCAGGCTTCATTACGATTCACCGCACCGGCAATCTTGCTCACCAGCTGATAGGCTTGCTCAAACTGGCCGTGCGCCGCATCGGCCACGCTCAGTTTCTGCTCCAGCATCAGCAGAATTTCTGTCGCTTCCTGTTCTTTCGCCTGATAGCTGTCCAGCCACTCGTCCGCGTTATCTGCCGTTAAATCCGGCAACTGACACAATGTGCGAGCGCGCTCCAACGCCTGTTGCGCCTGCTGGTACTGAATGGCACGCGTTTGCTGAACGTCCAGCGCCTGCTGATAATCGGCAAGCTGGCTTTTCAGTTCATCCACTTCCAGCTCAGCAGCATCGGCGCGTTCTTCGTTCTCCGCCTGCTGCTCACGCGCTTCTTCTACCACCTCGTTCTGTTCTTCGAGGCGATAGCTTAGTTCTTCCAGATCGGCGTTATAGCGCTCGATTTTTTCCTGTTGGCGCATCGCGGTTTGCACCAGATTCAGGTGGTCGCTGGCTGCCTGATAATCCGTTTCCAGATCGCCTTCCGCACCGC
Protein-coding sequences here:
- a CDS encoding MBL fold metallo-hydrolase, whose amino-acid sequence is MKYQIVPVTAFSQNCTLLWCEKTNDAAIVDPGGDAEKIKRAVADAGISVKQILLTHGHLDHVGAAAELAEHYQVAIIGPQIEDAFWLEGLPAQSRMFGLEECAPLTPSRWLQEGDEVSLGETTLAVFHCPGHTPGHIVFFDVESRLAQVGDVIFNGGVGRTDFPQGDHQALMASIKNKLLPLGDDVSFIPGHGPMSTLGHERKTNPFLREDAAIW
- the mukB gene encoding chromosome partition protein MukB, which codes for MIERGKFRSLTLVNWNGFFARTFDLDELVTTLSGGNGAGKSTTMAAFITALIPDLTLLHFRNTTEAGATSGSRDKGLHGKLRAGVCYSTLDVVNSRHQRVLVGVRLQQVAGRDRKVDIKPFTIQGLPTAIQPTQILTQVVGDRQARVLSLQELKERVEEMEGVQFKQFNSITDYHSLMFDLGVVPRRLRSASDRSKFYRLIEASLYGGISSAITRSLRDYLLPENSGVRKAFQDMEAALRENRMTLEAIRVTQSDRDLFKHLISEATSYVAADYMRHANERRIHLDGALELRRDLFSSRKQLSSEQYRHVEMARELAEQSGAEGDLETDYQAASDHLNLVQTAMRQQEKIERYNADLEELSYRLEEQNEVVEEAREQQAENEERADAAELEVDELKSQLADYQQALDVQQTRAIQYQQAQQALERARTLCQLPDLTADNADEWLDSYQAKEQEATEILLMLEQKLSVADAAHGQFEQAYQLVSKIAGAVNRNEAWQVARDLLRDSSSQRYQAERVQPLRMRLSELEQRLREQQDAERLLQDFSKRNGQDYQPEALESLQQELDARIETLSSLVAEAGERRMALRQELEQIQQRIQKLTVRAPVWLAAQEMLTQLSEQSGETFEDSRQVTAFMQQLLERERETTVERDDISARKRQIEAQIERLSQPGGSEDPRLNALAERFGGVLLSEIYDDVTLDDAPYFSALYGPSRHAIVVSDLSLVRDQLAGLEDCPEDLYLIEGDPQSFDDSVFAVEELERAVVVKVAERQWRYSRFPEVPLFGRAAREMRLESLRDEREALAEQYATLSFDVQKTQRLHQFFSRFIGTHLAVVFDEDPEAEIRTLSSRRGELDRAMASFDGENQQQRQQYDQAKEASAQLNKLIPRISLLCDETLQDRVEEICAELDEAEESARFIQQHGATLAKLEPLVSVLQSDPQQHEQLQEDYTQAQNAQRQAKQQAFALTEVVQRRAHFSYADSVGMLGENAGLNDKLRHRLELAEAERTKAREQLRQHQAQLTQYSQVQASLKSSYDAKQDMLKELTQELQDIGVRADADAEERARQRRDELHAALSANRSRRNQLEKQITFCEAEMDSLQKKLRKLERDYHQMREQVVTAKAGWCAVMRLVKDNGVERRLHRRELAYMEGDELRSMSDKALGALRLAVADNEHLRDVLRLSEDPKRPERKIQFYIAVYQHLRERIRQDIIRTDDPVEAIEQMEIELNRLTEELTAREQMLAISSRSVANIIRKTIQREQNRIRMLNQGLQAVAFGQVKSVRLNVNVRETHTTLLNVLSEQQEMHQDLFNSNRLTFSEALAKLYQRLNPEIDMGQRTPQTIGEELLDYRNYLEMEVEVNRGADGWLRAESGALSTGEAIGTGMSILVMVVQSWEEESKRLRGKDIIPCRLLFLDEAARLDAKSIATLFELCDRLEMQLVIAAPENISPEKGTTYKLVRKVYQNNEHVHVVGLRGFGAEAPETQEQAS
- a CDS encoding YcbK family protein codes for the protein MDHIDNHRRKWLALGGAAFGIALLPGQAFATLSTPRPRILTLDNLNTGERLKTEFFDGKRYNKSELSRLNHFFRDYRANKVKTIDPQLFDQLYRLQVMLGTNKPVQLISGYRAIDTNNELRAHSRGVAKQSYHTKGQAMDFHIEGVQLANIRKAAMKMRAGGVGYYPSSDFVHIDTGPVRTW
- the ldtD gene encoding L,D-transpeptidase; amino-acid sequence: MLLHKRKMVRLLLRVGCIWVGSLSPSFSVLAASPTVVSGLAQNSGVVSVENSRAGLLSALPHGMTLHYLSDLSSLYAQHQMQPMWADDRAVQQFQQQLAEIAIAGIQPQFTTWVTWLTDPQLTGFARDAVLSDAMLGYLQFVSGVERNGNDWLYSSVPYRLQSPAINIVSQWQQAVKSGTSAAYVVSLAPQHSQYAKMHEALKTMLTDHRPWPSLNMTESLRPEQQSRELAVLREILQRTGMLSSTERITLFNENTAVTTVANGQAPLAYSDAVGGDLYSGELVEAVKRFQHWQGLEDDGVIGKRTRDWLNVSPQMRATLLALNIQRLRLLPDNVHTGIMVNIPNYSLIYYQDGAERLSSRVIVGQPKRKTPLMSSSLYNVVVNPPWNVPTTLIRQDIIPKVVRDPGYLERHGYTVLSGWSQDAEVIDPSMIDWQVVSPERFSYRLRQAPGANNSLGRYKFNMPNSEAIYLHDTPNHNLFQRDIRALSSGCVRVNKASELASMLLQDAGWNNSRISSTLDQGNTTFVSMKHRIPVNLYYLTAWVAEDGRPQFRTDIYNYDDTARAGTKVLSRAGLLLQ